TTTTTCCACTTGCAGGCGGTTGGCCAGCGCGTTGATCTCAAAGATCAGGTCAGCCAGCGAATCTTCCCGGCTGCCGCCGCGCAGGCGAAAGGAGAAATCATCTTCGCGAATGGCGGCCACCATGTTGGAGAGAGTTTGCAGCGGGCGGATCACCTGGCCGTGCAGAGCGGAGGTCCCAATCAGCCATCCTACGGCGATGAACAACGTGATGGTCCACTTCAGTTCCAGGGAATGGCCGCCGAACCACAACAGCAGTTCCGCCACCAGCACGCCGGGCAAGCTGATGAGCAGCGCCATCAGAGTCATGCGGGTATCAAACTTCAGCCTCTGTTTTACCGGGGGGCGGGGCGGGCCGGTGACGGAGATGGATTCGAACTGCGGATCAGAGGCCATACTTTTGCATGCGGCGGTACAGAGCGCTTCGGCTCAAACCAAGCGCCTCGGCTGCATGGCTGATGTTGCCTGCATGACGCGTGAGCGCTTTGCGGATGAGCAGGCATTCTACTTCTTCCAGGCCCATATCTTCTATTTTGGCCGATCCGGCGCGCTCGGCTTCCAGGCCCAGGTCTCCGGGGAGAACCTGGTCGCCCACGCTCATCAGCACCGCGCGTTCAATCGAGTGGTCAAGCTCGCGCACGTTGCCGGGCCAGGGATGCTCCATCAGTTTCTGCAGCACGGCAGGCTCAAACCCCTTGAGCGGCTTGCGATAACGCTGGGCATAAAGTTTGAGAAAGTGCGCCGCCAGCAGAGGAATGTCTTCCTTGCGTTCACGCAAAGGCGGAATATGCAGCTCCACGGTGTTGAGGCGGAAGAGAAGGTCAGAGCGGAAGCGGCCCTCGGCGCATTCCAGCTTGAGGTCAGCGTTGGTTGCGGAGACCACGCGCACGTCAACCTTGTGGGTCTTGGACGACCCCACGCGCTCCATCTCGCCGATTTCCAGCACGCGCAGCAGCTTGGCTTGCTGCTTCAGGGGGACGTTGGCGATCTCATCGAGAAACAGCGTGCCGTGGTCGGCCAGTTCGAAGCGGCCAACGCGGTCAGCCCGCGCATCGGTGAAGGCGCCTTTCACGTGTCCAAAAAGTTCGCTTTCAAACGTGCCTTCCGGCAAGCCGCCGGTGTTGACGGTGATCATGGGCCGTCCGGAGCGGGAAGACAGCGCGTGCAGCGTCTGGGCGACAACCTCTTTGCCGGTCCCGTGCTCGCCTGTGATGAGCACGTTGGCGTCACTGGGGCCGATGCGGCTGATCAGCGTGAGCAACGGCTGCATGGCGTTGGACTCAGCGATGAATGTGGGACGGTTCTGCGCGCGGAGCAAACTGTTTTCCGCTTCCAGGCGTTCGGCCCGGCGCATGGCGCGATAGAGATCAACCTGGGTACGAATGATGGTGAGCAGCCGGGGATTGTCCCAGGGTTTTTGGATGAAGTCGCGCGCGCCGCGACGCATGGCTTCCACGGCAAGTTCCACGCTGCCCCAAGCGGTCATCACCACGATTGGGAGCCGGCTGTCCGCCGATTGCACCCGGCCCAGCAGCTCCATGCCTTCCTGGCCGGACGTGGTGTCACGCTGGTAGTTCAGGTCCATGAGCATC
This genomic interval from Terriglobia bacterium contains the following:
- a CDS encoding sigma-54 dependent transcriptional regulator, giving the protein MLIADDQADVREALRLLLKAEGYAIETVSNPAAALESVQSGEFDVMLMDLNYQRDTTSGQEGMELLGRVQSADSRLPIVVMTAWGSVELAVEAMRRGARDFIQKPWDNPRLLTIIRTQVDLYRAMRRAERLEAENSLLRAQNRPTFIAESNAMQPLLTLISRIGPSDANVLITGEHGTGKEVVAQTLHALSSRSGRPMITVNTGGLPEGTFESELFGHVKGAFTDARADRVGRFELADHGTLFLDEIANVPLKQQAKLLRVLEIGEMERVGSSKTHKVDVRVVSATNADLKLECAEGRFRSDLLFRLNTVELHIPPLRERKEDIPLLAAHFLKLYAQRYRKPLKGFEPAVLQKLMEHPWPGNVRELDHSIERAVLMSVGDQVLPGDLGLEAERAGSAKIEDMGLEEVECLLIRKALTRHAGNISHAAEALGLSRSALYRRMQKYGL